In Neofelis nebulosa isolate mNeoNeb1 chromosome 10, mNeoNeb1.pri, whole genome shotgun sequence, one DNA window encodes the following:
- the LOC131488842 gene encoding olfactory receptor 8K5 has translation MGQQNLTSPTEFILMGVTRQPELQVPLFGVFLIIYTVTVVGNLGMIILTQVDSRLHTPMYFFIKHLAFIDLGNSTVICPKMLVNFVVDQNAISYYACATQLAFFLMFIISEFFILSAMAYDRYLAICNPLLYNVIMSQRLCHMLVGIPYLYSTFQALMFTIKIFTLTFCGSNVISHFYCDDVALLLMLCSNAQEIELLIILFSAFNLISSLVVVLVSYILILISIFQMHSAEGRKKAFSTCGSHLTVVIVFYGSLLFMYMQPKSAHSFDTDKMASVFYTLVIPMLNPLIYSLRNKEVKIAFHRVFKNQHKLCI, from the coding sequence ATGGGCCAACAGAATCTAACATCACCGACGGAATTCATTCTGATGGGAGTCACAAGGCAGCCTGAGCTACAGGTTCCCCTTTTTGGGGTCTTCCTCATCATCTATACAGTCACAGTGGTGGGCAACCTGGGCATGATCATCTTGACCCAGGTTGACTCCCGCCTACATAcacctatgtatttttttatcaaACATCTGGCTTTCATTGATCTTGGTAATTCTACTGTCATTTGTCCCAAGATGCTGGTAAATTTTGTTGTGGATCAAAATGCCATTTCTTATTATGCATGTGCCACACAATTGGCTTTCTTCCTTATGTTCATCATTAGTGAATTTTTCATCTTGTCggccatggcctatgaccgctatttGGCCATCTGTAACCCTCTGCTCTACAATGTCATTATGTCGCAGAGACTTTGTCACATGCTAGTGGGCATTCCATACCTCTACAGTACCTTTCAGGCTCTAATGTTcactattaaaatttttacattgaCCTTCTGTGGTTCTAATGTCATCAGTCATTTCTACTGTGATGATGTTGCCTTGTTACTTATGCTCTGCTCAAATGCACAAGAAATAGAATTGTTGATCATACTATTTTCAGCATTTAATTTGATCTCTTCCCTGGTGGTAGTCCTCGTGTCTTACATACTAATTCTGATATCCATATTTCAAATGCATTCTGCAGAGGGTAGGAAAAAAGCTTTCTCCACGTGTGGGTCTCATTTGACAGTGGTGATTGTGTTCTATGGATCTCTACTATTTATGTACATGCAGCCCAAATCTGCCCACTCCTTTGATACTGATAAAATGGCTTCTGTGTTTTACACATTAGTGATCCCCATGCTAAACCCCTTGATCTACAGCTTAagaaacaaagaggtaaaaattgCCTTCCACAGGGTCTTTAAGAATCAGCACAAACTTTGTATCTAA
- the LOC131488843 gene encoding olfactory receptor 8K1: MNPMEKQNHSAVIEVTEFILLGITSNPGLQAPLLAIFLTIYLITVTGNLGIVILTHLDSKLNTPMYFFLRHLSITDLGYSTVIGPKMMVNFVVHKNTISYHWCATQLAVFEIFIITELFILSAMAYDRYVAICKPLLYVVIMAEKVRWALVLIPYFYSTFVSLFLTIKLFKLSFCGSNIISYFYCDCLPLISMLCSDTHELELIILSFSGCNLLSSLLIVLISYMFILVAILRMNSTEGRYKAFSTCSSHLTVVVVFYGTLLFIYLQPKSSHTFDIDKMASVFYTLVIPMLNPLIYSLRNKEVKDALKRILTNRCKIPT; the protein is encoded by the coding sequence ATGAATCCTATGGAGAAACAGAATCATTCTGCAGTGATTGAGGTGACTGAATTTATTCTCCTGGGGATCACCAGCAACCCTGGGCTGCAAGCACCTCTCCTCGCAATCTTCCTCACCATATATTTGATCACAGTGACAGGCAATCTGGGCATAGTTATCTTGACCCATTTGGACTCCAAGCTAAATAcccccatgtactttttccttaGACATCTGTCAATTACTGATCTTGGTTACTCCACTGTCATCGGCCCAAAAATGATGGTAAACTTTGTGGTGCACAAAAATACAATTTCCTACCATTGGTGTGCCACCCAGCTGGCGGTCTTTGAGATTTTCATCATCACCGAACTGTTCATTCTTTCAGCAATGGCCTATGATCGCTACGTAGCCATCTGCAAACCTCTCCTCTACGTGGTCATCATGGCAGAGAAGGTGCGTTGGGCGCTGGTCCTTATTCCTTATTTCTACAGCACATTTGTGTCGCTCTTTCTCAcaatcaaattatttaaattgtccTTCTGTGGCTCTAACATTATCAGTTATTTTTACTGTGACTGCCTTCCTCTCATATCCATGCTCTGTTCAGACACACATGAATTAGAATTGatcattttaagtttttcaggCTGTAATCTGCTCTCTTCCCTCTTGATTGTTCTCATATCCTACATGTTTATTCTTGTGGCCATCCTCAGAATGAACTCAACCGAGGGGAGATACAAAGCCTTCTCAACCTGTAGTTCCCACTTGACGGTGGTGGTCGTGTTCTATGGGACATTATTGTTTATTTACCTGCAGCCCAAATCCAGCCATACTTTTGATATTGATAAAATGGCCTCTGTGTTTTACACCTTGGTGATCCCTATGCTGAATCCATTGATCTACAGCTTAAggaacaaagaagtaaaagatgcTCTGAAGAGAATTTTAACCAACCGATGCAAAATTCCCACTTAA
- the LOC131486670 gene encoding olfactory receptor 8K3-like, with protein sequence METHNLTMLNEFILMGITDCPELQAPLFGLFLIIYMISVVGNLGMIILTQMDSRLQTPMYFFLRHLALTDLGYSTTVGPKMLVNFVVDKNTISYYFCAIQLAFFLVFIVSELFILTAMSYDRYVAICHPLRYPVIMSQRVCQVLVAILYLYSTFVSLIVTIKIFSSSFCGYNAISHFYCDSLPLISLLCSNTHETEMIILILAGFDLISSLLIVIVSYLLILVAIVRMNSAEGRHKAFSTCGSHLTVATVFYGTLIFMYVQPESSHSFDTDKVASIFYTLVIPMLNPLIYSLRNKDVKYAGQTMWKKICNSFFLKCTV encoded by the coding sequence ATGGAAACACATAATCTAACAATGCTCAATGAATTCATTCTCATGGGAATCACAGACTGTCCTGAGCTGCAGGCTCCATTATTTGGGCTCTTCCTCATCATCTATATGATCTCAGTGGTGGGCAACCTGGGCATGATCATCCTCACCCAGATGGACTCCAGGCTACAAACacccatgtactttttcctcaGACACCTGGCTCTCACTGATCTGGGTTATTCAACAACTGTAGGACCCAAAATGCTAGTCAATTTTGTTGTGGATAAAAATACAATCTCCTATTATTTTTGTGCTATACAGCTCGCTTTCTTTCTTGTGTTCATTGTTAGTGAACTTTTTATTCTAACAGCAATGTCCTAcgaccgctatgtggccatctgtcaCCCTCTGCGCTACCCAGTCATCATGTCACAAAGGGTGTGTCAGGTGCTGGTGGCAATCCTCTATCTCTACAGCACATTTGTGTCTCTTATAGTCACCATAAAGATTTTTAGTTCGTCCTTCTGTGGCTACAATGCCATTAGTCATTTCTACTGTGACAGTCTCCCCTTGATATCTTTGCTTTGCTCAAATACACATGAAACTGAAATGATTATTCTGATTTTAGCaggttttgatttgatttcatCCCTTTTGATAGTTATTGTGTCTTACCTCCTGATCCTTGTAGCCATCGTCAGGATGAACTCAGCTGAGGGTAGGCACaaggccttctccacctgtggGTCCCACCTGACAGTGGCCACAGTGTTCTATGGGACTCTGATATTTATGTATGTGCAACCTGAGTCCAGTCATTCCTTTGACACTGATAAAGTGGCGTCCATATTTTACACCCTTGTTATCCCCATGTTGAATCCCTTGATCTATAGCTTGAGGAACAAGGATGTAAAATATGCAGGACAAACgatgtggaaaaaaatatgtaattcttttttcttaaaatgcacTGTCTAA
- the LOC131488841 gene encoding olfactory receptor 1052, giving the protein MAEENFTAVTEFILLGLTDNADLKIMLFVLFLVIYAITLAGNLGIIFLIQITPKLHTPMYFFLSCLSFIDACYSSVIAPKMLINFLVVRETISFSACIVQHLFFGVFITTEGFLLSLMAYDRYVAIANPLLYSVVMSKRKCVGLVTGSFVGGMLNSLIHTISLGRLSFCGSNVVSHFFCDVPPLLKLSCSDTSKNELLLLTFSGVIAIATFLIVVISYIFIFITILRISSAAGRQKAFSTCASHLTSVTIFYGTLSFSYIQPSSQYSVEQEKVVSVFYTLVIPMLNPLIYSLRNKEVKDAVKRAIETKHFPC; this is encoded by the coding sequence ATGGCCGAAGAAAATTTCACAGCTGTTACTGAATTTATTCTTTTGGGATTGACAGATAATGCTGACCTGAAAATCATGCTTTTTGTGTTGTTCTTGGTGATTTATGCAATTACCTTGGCAGGGAATCTGGGCATAATTTTCTTAATTCAAATCACTCCCAAGCTCCACACACCCATGTACTTTTTCCTAAGCTGCCTTTCATTTATAGATGCCTGCTATTCATCTGTTATTGCACCGAAAATGCTGATCAACTTCTTGGTTGTGAGGGAAACAATCTCATTCTCTGCCTGCATAGTGcagcatttgttttttggggtgtttatCACCACGGAAGGCTTCTTGCTGTCAttgatggcctatgaccgctatgtggccattGCCAACCCTTTGCTTTACAGTGTAGTCATGTCTAAAAGGAAGTGTGTAGGGCTGGTCACTGGGTCATTCGTAGGTGGAATGCTCAACTCATTGATACACACAATAAGCTTGGGAAGACTGTCCTTTTGTGGGTCCAATGTTGTTAGCCACTTCTTCTGTGATGTTCCCCCACTGCTAAAGCTGTCGTGTTCTGATACATCCAAGAATGAGTTGCTGCTCTTAACTTTTTCTGGAGTCATTGCCATCGCTACTTTTTTGATTGTGGTCAtttcctacattttcatttttatcactaTCCTGAGGATCAGTTCAGCAGCAGGTAGACAGaaagccttctccacctgtgccTCTCACCTGACTTCTGTGACCATATTCTATGGTACCTTAAGCTTTAGTTACATTCAGCCAAGTTCCCAGTATTCTGTGGAGCAGGAGAAGGTGGTTTCTGTGTTCTATACACTAGTGATTCCCATGTTAAACCCACTTATTTACAGTTTGAGAAACAAAGAGGTAAAGGATGCTGTGAAAAGGGCCATAGAGACGAAACATTTCCCCTGTTAA